One Streptomyces sp. L2 genomic window carries:
- a CDS encoding RNA methyltransferase has protein sequence MADLITVEDPEDPRLSDYTGLTDVELRRKREPAEGLFIAEGEKVIRRAKDAGYEMRSMLLSAKWIDVMRDVIDELPAPVYAVSPDLAERVTGYHVHRGALASMQRKPLPTAAELLRSARRVVVMEAVNDHTNIGAIFRSAAALGMDAVLLSPDCADPLYRRSVKVSMGAVFSVPYARLETWPKGLEQVREAGFPLLALTPDDKARTLDEAALHRMDRVALMLGAEGDGLSTQALVAADEWVRIPMSHGVDSLNVGAAAAVAFYAVATGRPEA, from the coding sequence GTGGCCGATCTCATCACCGTTGAGGATCCAGAGGACCCCCGCCTCTCCGACTACACGGGCCTGACCGACGTCGAGCTGCGCCGCAAGCGCGAGCCGGCCGAGGGCCTCTTCATCGCCGAGGGCGAGAAAGTCATCAGACGGGCGAAGGACGCGGGCTACGAGATGCGCTCCATGCTGCTCTCGGCCAAGTGGATCGACGTCATGCGCGACGTCATCGACGAGCTGCCGGCCCCCGTGTACGCGGTCAGCCCGGACCTCGCCGAACGGGTCACCGGCTACCACGTGCACCGCGGCGCCCTCGCCTCCATGCAGCGCAAGCCGCTGCCGACGGCGGCCGAACTGCTCCGCTCGGCCCGCCGGGTGGTGGTCATGGAGGCCGTCAACGACCACACCAACATCGGCGCGATCTTCCGTTCGGCCGCCGCGCTCGGCATGGACGCCGTGCTGCTCTCGCCCGACTGCGCCGACCCGCTGTACCGGCGCAGCGTCAAGGTCTCCATGGGCGCCGTGTTCTCGGTGCCGTACGCCCGCCTGGAGACCTGGCCGAAGGGGCTCGAACAAGTCAGGGAGGCCGGCTTCCCGCTGCTCGCCCTCACGCCGGACGACAAGGCCCGCACCCTCGACGAGGCGGCCCTGCACCGCATGGACAGGGTGGCCCTGATGCTGGGCGCCGAGGGCGACGGCCTGTCCACCCAGGCCCTGGTCGCCGCCGACGAATGGGTCCGCATCCCCATGTCCCACGGCGTCGACTCGCTGAACGTGGGCGCGGCGGCGGCGGTCGCCTTCTACGCGGTCGCCACGGGCCGCCCGGAGGCCTGA
- the cobA gene encoding uroporphyrinogen-III C-methyltransferase, with protein sequence MAEHPAYPVGLRLTGRRVVVLGGGQVAQRRLPALIAAGADILLVSPEATPSVEAMADAGELTWHRRPYAEGDLADAWYALIATSDPEANTAASAEAESHRVWCVRSDDADRATAWTPATGHSEGVTVAVLTTDARGRDPRHTAAVRDAVVEGLRDGTLVAPHHRTRTPGVALVGGGPGDPDLITVRGRRLLAEADVVIADRLGPRDLLAELPPHVEVIDAAKIPYGRYMAQEAINNALIEHAKQGKSVVRLKGGDPFVFGRGMEEVQALAEAGIACTVVPGISSSISVPGAAGIPVTHRGVAHEFTVVSGHVAPDDERSLVDWPSLAKLTGTLVVLMGVDKIGKIADTLVAHGKPADTPVALVQEGTTAAQRRVDATLATVAETVRAEEVKPPAVIVIGAVVDAGPANLA encoded by the coding sequence ATGGCCGAACACCCCGCCTACCCCGTAGGCCTCCGCCTCACCGGCCGCCGCGTGGTCGTCCTCGGCGGCGGCCAGGTCGCCCAGCGCCGCCTCCCGGCCCTCATCGCGGCCGGCGCCGACATCCTCCTCGTCTCCCCCGAGGCCACCCCCTCCGTCGAGGCCATGGCCGACGCCGGCGAGCTGACCTGGCACCGGCGGCCGTACGCCGAAGGCGACCTCGCCGACGCCTGGTACGCCCTCATCGCCACCAGCGACCCCGAGGCCAACACGGCCGCCTCCGCCGAGGCCGAGAGCCACCGCGTCTGGTGCGTCCGCTCCGACGACGCCGACCGGGCCACCGCCTGGACCCCGGCGACCGGCCACAGCGAGGGCGTCACCGTCGCCGTCCTGACCACCGACGCCCGCGGCCGCGACCCCCGGCACACCGCCGCGGTCCGGGACGCGGTCGTCGAGGGCCTTCGCGACGGCACCCTCGTCGCCCCGCACCACCGGACCCGCACCCCCGGCGTGGCCCTGGTCGGCGGCGGTCCCGGCGACCCGGACCTGATCACCGTGCGCGGCCGCCGCCTGCTCGCCGAGGCCGACGTCGTCATCGCCGACCGCCTCGGCCCGCGCGACCTGCTCGCCGAACTCCCGCCGCACGTCGAGGTGATCGACGCGGCCAAGATCCCCTACGGCCGCTACATGGCCCAGGAAGCCATCAACAACGCGCTCATCGAGCACGCCAAGCAGGGCAAGTCCGTCGTACGTCTCAAGGGCGGCGACCCCTTCGTCTTCGGCCGGGGCATGGAGGAGGTCCAGGCGCTCGCCGAGGCCGGGATCGCCTGCACGGTCGTCCCCGGCATCTCCAGCTCGATCTCCGTGCCGGGCGCGGCCGGCATCCCGGTCACCCACCGCGGTGTCGCCCACGAGTTCACGGTCGTCAGCGGTCACGTCGCCCCCGACGACGAGCGCTCCCTGGTCGACTGGCCGTCCCTGGCCAAGCTGACCGGCACCCTCGTCGTCCTCATGGGCGTCGACAAGATCGGCAAGATCGCGGACACCCTCGTCGCCCACGGCAAGCCCGCCGACACGCCGGTCGCGCTGGTCCAGGAGGGGACGACGGCGGCGCAGCGCCGGGTCGACGCCACCCTCGCGACGGTCGCCGAGACCGTCCGGGCCGAAGAGGTGAAGCCCCCCGCGGTGATCGTCATCGGAGCGGTGGTGGACGCCGGACCGGCCAACTTGGCTTGA